One window of Micromonas commoda chromosome 1, complete sequence genomic DNA carries:
- the ATPB gene encoding H+-or Na+-translocating f-type, v-type and A-type ATPase superfamily (protons (mitochondrial)), protein MAWRYLRVSSRLSRPFFSFAGPAISRGCSLGNILANRHFVCSTRELSKGAMQTRGFAAAGGTSAFDGRVTQVIGAVVDVQFDGELPPIMSALEVDGHDVRLVLEVAQHLGENTVRTIAMDTTEGLVRGQGVVNTGSPIQIPVGRATLGRIMNVIGEPIDECGPIETSSTLAIHREAPPFVDQSTEMEMLVTGIKVVDLLAPYQKGGKIGLFGGAGVGKTVFIMELINNIAKAHGGFSVFAGVGERTREGNDLYHEMIEGGVIKLGNQASDSKCTLVYGQMNEPPGARARVGLTGLTVAEYFRDFEGQDVLLFVDNIFRFTQANSEVSALLGRIPSAVGYQPTLATDLGGLQERITTTTKGSITSVQAIYVPADDLTDPAPATTFAHLDATTVLSRGIAELGIYPAVDPLDSTSRMLSPLALGEEHYATARGVQKVLQDYKNLQDIIAILGMDELSEEDKMTVSRARKVQRFLSQPFHVAEVFTGTPGKYVDLMDTISGFKGLLGGQYDDLPEMAFYMVGDINEVVAKADELAKQVA, encoded by the exons ATGGCCTGGCGTTATCTGCGCGTCTCATCAAGACTTTCCCGACCCTTCTTTTCATTCGCCGGGCCTGCGATCAGCAGAGGATGCAGCCTTGGCAATATCCTCGCGAACCGGCACTTCGTTTGCTCGACCCGGGAATTATCGAAGGGGGCGATGCAAACAAGGGGCTTTGCAGCTGCTGGTGGAACCAGTGCGTTCGATGGACGAGTTACCCAAGTCATCGGAGCCGTGGTTGACGTGCAATTCGACGGAGAATTACCGCCGATCATGTCAGCCCTTGAAGTGGACGGACACGAC GTCCGCCTCGTATTGGAAGTTGCCCAACACCTTGGCGAAAATACTGTGCGGACTATCGCGATGGATACCACGGAAGGGCTCGTTCGCGGGCAAGGGGTTGTCAACACCGGAAGTCCCATCCAG ATACCAGTTGGGCGTGCCACTCTTGGTCGGATCATGAACGTCATCGGAGAGCCCATCGATGAATGCGGACCGATCG AAACAAGTTCTACTCTTGCAATTCACCGCGAAGCACCACCTTTTGTTGATCAAAGCACGGAGATGGAAATGCTCGTCACCGGCATTAAG GTGGTTGATCTTTTGGCACCCTACCAGAAAGGTGGCAAAATAGGCCTTTTTGGTGGCGCTGGTGTCGGGAAGACCGTGTTTATCATGGAGCTTATCAACAACATCGCAAAAGCACACG GTGGTTTCTCGGTATTCGCCGGAGTTGGAGAACGCACCCGGGAAGGAAATGATCTGTACCACGAAATGATTGAAGGCGGAGTCATAAAGCTTGGAAACCAAGCGAGCGACTCCAAATGTACGCTCGTTTATGGGCAGATGAATGAGCCTCCGGGAGCTCGAGCCCGAGTCGGACTAACTGGTCTGACGGTCGCCGAGTACTTCAGAGATTTTGAAGGGCAGGATGTTCTTCTGTTCGTGGACAATATATTCCGCTTTACACAAGCGAATTCAGAAGTTTCAGCATTACTCGGTCGAATCCCATCTGCGGTGGGCTACCAGCCTACCCTTGCTACCGATCTCGGCGGTTTGCAAGAGCGAATCACCACCACAACGAAAGGTTCTATCACCTCTGTTCAGGCTATCTATGTCCCTGCAGACGATCTCACTGATCCTGCCCCCGCAACAACATTTGCTCACCTTGATGCAACCACAGTTCTCTCACGAGGAATCGCAGAGCTTGGCATTTATCCGGCTGTTGATCCCCTTGATTCAACTTCGAGGATGCTGTCCCCCCTTGCTCTTGGTGAAGAACATTATGCAACAGCACGCGGGGTGCAGAAAGTTTTGCAGGACTACAAGAATCTCCAGGACATCATAGCCATTCTAGGAATGGACGAGCTTTCCGAAGAGGACAAAATGACCGTCTCACGGGCTCGTAAAGTCCAGCGGTTCTTGTCGCAACCTTTCCACGTGGCTGAGGTATTCACTGGAACTCCTGGAAAGTACGTGGACCTCATGGACACCATCTCAGGATTCAAAGGCCTACTTGGAGGTCAGTATGATGATCTTCCTGAGATGGCATTTTACATGGTTGGCGACATCAATGAGGTCGTGGCAAAAGCAGATGAACTTGCAAAACAAGTAGCATAG
- a CDS encoding predicted protein — MVFSRVDAMISIFPKTTSFQGHSSQAGGVKKTSVLVSEESEDALFRHRLGDVVVSYHKIFSGAAILQTSLRSIELSDQVRGLVVPSMNMKRQPSQCRKKRKGKKERNKSPVSEKRS, encoded by the coding sequence ATGGTCTTTTCTCGGGTTGATGCGATGATATCGATCTTCCCTAAGACGACCTCCTTTCAAGGACATTCTAGCCAAGCGGGAGGTGTTAAAAAGACTTCGGTCTTGGTCAGTGAAGAAAGCGAGGATGCACTCTTTCGTCATAGGCTTGGTGATGTCGTGGTGAGCTATCATAAGATTTTCTCCGGAGCTGCGATTCTTCAGACTAGCTTACGGTCGATCGAGCTATCGGACCAGGTCAGAGGTTTAGTTGTTCCGTCGATGAACATGAAAAGACAGCCGTCACAGTGTAGGAAAAAGAGGAAAGGCAAGAAAGAACGCAATAAGTCACCGGTGTCAGAAAAGAGGTCGTAA
- a CDS encoding mid-like protein type b (Encodes a RWP-RK family transcription factor.): protein MRATILGGVFESIRPARKLLDWSEEAPRSWRRQDETATEQSLHPFTYSCQCFWAKITRWVVEDSICICAYFFPSEYLVGRLNSRVYSLATLQVLEEPTLLASSENKPRGIDRITSYFHQSIDTAATNLNTCATMLKRICRLHGLHRWPGRKVSTSQVTVLDSE from the exons ATGCGAGCGACAATACTGGGCGGAGTTTTTGAAAGCATACGACCAGCACGTAAACTGCTTGACTGGAGTGAAGAAGCTCCGCGTTCCTGGCGGCGTCAAGACGAGACTGCAACAGAGCAGAGCTTGCACCCTTTCACGTACAGTTGCCAGTGTTTTTGGGCGAAAATCACTAGATGGGTCGTTGAAGACTCCATTTGCATTTGCGCCTATTTCTTTCCGAGTGAGTACCTTGTTGGACGTCTGAATAGTAGAGTTTACTCACTTGCTACTCTCCAGGTACTTGAAGAGCCAACGTTGCTTGCCTCGTCAGAGAATAAACCTCGCGGAATAGACAGG ATAACGTCGTACTTTCATCAATCAATTGATACCGCGGCAACTAATCTGAACACCTGTGCTACAATGCTGAAAAGAATATGTAGGCTACATGGCTTGCATCGCTGGCCCGGTCGAAAAGTAAGCACATCTCAAGTCACTGTCCTCGATTCTGAGTAA
- a CDS encoding predicted protein, with product MSLHLSSHHIRSSKRRTPCRSCSKQLHTWLAPCSTRAIKPRCEQACSTWRQVHVENLLLLETNIDDSSPQVLAYTMEELLLAGGLDVWSAPVYMKKGRPGTTLRILCKACDAEDLVHLLFKVRRQFFAEPRYPYLAFVSKKETSSIGVRLQNCERVSLRRHIETVQTRWGSSVRIKVAKIGEATVNAHAEYEDCAEVARSEGVPLADVFREATAAYYFNNPEIV from the coding sequence ATGTCACTCCATCTCTCTTCCCATCATATCCGTAGCTCCAAACGGCGAACGCCTTGCCGCAGTTGTAGTAAGCAACTTCACACTTGGCTTGCACCATGCAGTACGCGCGCTATAAAACCCCGTTGCGAGCAGGCGTGTTCAACTTGGAGGCAGGTACATGTTGAAAATTTGCTCCTTCTCGAGACCAATATAGATGATTCATCTCCTCAAGTACTGGCTTACACCATGGAAGAACTTCTCTTGGCTGGGGGACTTGATGTGTGGTCGGCACCAGTATACATGAAGAAAGGGCGACCTGGTACGACACTTCGTATTCTTTGCAAGGCGTGCGATGCCGAGGACCTTGTGCACTTACTATTCAAGGTCCGTAGACAATTCTTCGCCGAACCACGGTATCCTTACTTAGCTTTTGTGTCGAAAAAGGAAACAAGCAGTATTGGCGTTCGCTTGCAGAACTGCGAACGGGTAAGCTTACGAAGACACATAGAAACGGTCCAAACGCGTTGGGGCTCATCAGTGCGGATCAAAGTAGCTAAAATTGGTGAAGCAACTGTGAATGCTCACGCAGAATACGAAGACTGCGCCGAAGTAGCACGCAGCGAGGGTGTTCCCCTTGCCGATGTGTTCCGCGAAGCCACCGCAGCATACTACTTCAACAACCCTGAAATTGTGTGA
- a CDS encoding mitochondrial protein translocase family (outer membrane translocase (import) Tom40): protein MLKWLFAHAHCIGEIPGPGHNGGPPSQDVTGVRKLAATPDLPLPVKYEELQREIMMSLKADHFEGGRFDFNKQLNQNFFLSHSVLLGSIEVPAQGNQIIKIPNATYEFGANVVDAKYMLVGRVLTDGRMSGRIKYDVSDALSAKLQTSKEPGFSQVMFDLDFRGSDTQAQIKLGNGQFYGLNYLQSVTGTLSLGGEAFWLGGQKKSGVGLAARYADNRSVATAQVATTGLVSLTYTSKVSEKAMLASDFMWNWNARQAQASVGYDYILRQSRLRGRVDNSGTVSVFLEERLNTGFTLCYSAEIDHANKNHKFGFGMIVGE, encoded by the coding sequence ATGCTGAAATGGTTGTTTGCGCACGCTCACTGCATTGGTGAGATTCCGGGTCCGGGACACAACGGCGGTCCACCCTCCCAAGACGTAACAGGTGTACGCAAACTTGCAGCGACTCCCGATCTACCACTTCCCGTCAAATACGAGGAACTGCAGCGTGAAATCATGATGAGCCTCAAAGCAGACCATTTCGAGGGTGGACGTTTCGACTTCAACAAACAGCTCAACCAAAACTTTTTCCTCAGTCACAGTGTGCTCCTAGGGTCTATCGAAGTTCCTGCGCAAGGCAATCAAATCATCAAGATCCCAAACGCGACGTATGAGTTTGGCGCGAACGTCGTAGACGCAAAATATATGTTGGTCGGCAGAGTGCTTACAGACGGCCGAATGAGTGGCAGAATAAAGTATGATGTATCGGACGCCCTCTCTGCCAAATTGCAAACCTCAAAAGAGCCAGGATTCTCACAAGTGATGTTTGACTTGGACTTCAGGGGTTCAGACACCCAGGCTCAGATAAAACTTGGCAACGGACAGTTTTATGGTCTCAACTACCTCCAGAGTGTGACAGGCACCCTTTCCCTTGGCGGTGAGGCCTTTTGGCTTGGCGGTCAGAAGAAGTCGGGCGTTGGTTTGGCCGCAAGATATGCAGACAACAGATCTGTGGCAACTGCGCAGGTGGCCACAACTGGTCTTGTTTCTTTAACATACACGAGCAAGGTCAGTGAGAAAGCTATGCTAGCGAGCGATTTTATGTGGAATTGGAATGCGCGTCAAGCGCAAGCGAGCGTTGGATATGATTATATTCTCCGACAAAGCCGTCTCCGAGGTCGTGTTGACAACTCAGGTACAGTCTCGGTGTTTCTTGAGGAGCGCCTAAATACTGGCTTCACCCTGTGCTACTCCGCTGAAATTGACCATGCTAACAAAAACCACAAGTTTGGTTTCGGCATGATTGTCGGGGAATGA
- a CDS encoding predicted protein, whose protein sequence is MKPDTQSSPTGPNEVSGHKYATIADRTPPAPDANLSKSQDFSARGVRTSASPFVPRASGQHQNATSIAVTPVQSSLPDQAHISVILGRKSGRQEHDFDQRAAIHRFRTAAVPFNPTATLNDKTADVRLPSEDDFTSGPADPSSESPKRPFPHHQSASVHANAVPRSINSQGTRSSSISPASIRVKSNKIGHSKMSTRFITEQLYEELRRRRYLENSQMDESRVHSGSLPRVGSLIVSGFPFTLSVLNQYHSLVPLDDFSLKNSAHAFGLHSILLRGISSVDGMPYALRRLHHRYVVPSAELTLAARVAVDRWSRLVDHPHIAALHGTFVSADMWDTPALFFAHEYHAGAVSLESVHCGESDDCLAASEAEIWMYASQLCCALKAVHDIGLAVGGSASLAPNKLLLCSKGAFVDGPGGAHGCRIRLAAVGVIDVLRPEAVGLHGGRARTIAQRDDLRAVGISMANILCGSVNLSSADALAIASRRCSPMLNRVIMGLVSGGIADSSTFSQMLVPIIFDSLKFERALCDQLKSELAKELENGRLLRLLIKLTFINERPDGDMDPNWAETGDRYILKLFRDFVFHQHDNDGNSITDWGHVFECLNKLDTGVAEKVLLVSRDEMSMLVASYADIKRCTEVAYAELIIESKRVDRF, encoded by the exons ATGAAACCCGATACCCAAAGTTCGCCAACGGGGCCGAATGAAGTTTCAGGACACAAGTATGCGACTATCGCTGACAGGACCCCTCCCGCACCCGACGCGAATTTGTCAAAAAGCCAAGACTTTTCCGCCCGAGGAGTCAGGacttcggcgtcgcccttTGTTCCCAGGGCTTCAGGACAACACCAAAATGCCACTTCAATCGCCGTGACTCCAGTACAATCGTCGTTACCGGATCAGGCGCACATAAG TGTCATACTGGGCCGTAAATCTGGAAGACAGGAACACGACTTCGACCAACGGGCCGCAATCCATCGATTCCGCACGGCAGCTGTCCCGTTCAATCCTACTGCAACGCTGAATGACAAAACGGCGGATGTTAGACTTCCCAGCGAAGACGACTTCACATCTGGCCCTGCTGATCCATCATCAGAAAGCCCCAAAAGGCCGTTCCCTCACCACCAGTCTGCATCTGTTCATGCGAATGCAGTTCCTCGCAGCATTAACTCTCAAGGGACAAGATCATCATCAATTTCGCCTGCGTCGATTCGAGTGAAGTCGAACAAAATTGGGCACTCCAAAATGTCCACTCGGTTCATAACTGAGCAACTTTACGAAGAGCTTCGACGCCGAAGGTATCTTGAGAACTCACAAATGGACGAGTCACGCGTGCATTCAGGATCTCTTCCAAGGGTAGGATCACTGATTGTCTCCGGTTTTCCATTTACGCTCTCT GTTCTCAATCAGTACCATTCACTCGTGCCACTTGATGATTTTTCTTTGAAAAACTCTGCGCATGCGTTTGGTCTCCATTCAATCTTGCTCAGAGGTATAAGTTCTGTTGATGGGATGCCTTACGCTCTCCGACGTCTTCATCATCGCTATGTTGTTCCGAGCGCAGAGCTCACTTTGGCTGCACGGGTTGCCGTGGATCGCTGGAGTCGTTTGGTTGATCATCCACACATAGCGGCTCTTCACGGAACTTTTGTGAGCGCAGATATGTGGGATACACCCGCGTTGTTCTTCGCACATGAATACCATGCTGGTGCTGTTTCTCTTGAATCGGTGCATTGCGGGGAGTCGGATGATTGCTTGGCCGCTTCGGAAGCTGAGATATGGATGTATGCATCTCAGCTTTGTTGTGCCCTGAAAGCGGTGCATGATATAGGATTGGCGGTGGGGGGTTCAGCATCGCTTGCTCCTAACAAGCTTCTTCTATGTTCAAAAGGTGCATTCGTAGATGGTCCAGGAGGCGCACACGGATGTCGGATCCGCTTGGCAGCAGTAGGCGTCATCGACGTTTTGCGACCGGAAGCTGTCGGGTTACATGGAGGGCGGGCGCGCACTATTGCGCAGCGCGATGACTTAAGAGCAGTCGGTATTTCGATGGCCAACATTCTTTGTGGGTCAGTCAATCTTTCATCTGCTGATGccctcgccatcgcgagTCGCCGTTGCTCCCCCATGCTGAATCGTGTTATCATGGGACTCGTCTCTGGCGGTATTGCTGATAGCAGTACTTTTAGCCAAATGCTAGTCCCCATTATATTCGATTCTCTTAAGTTTGAACGCGCACTTTGTGATCAGCTGAAGTCagagctcgccaaggagtTAGAAAATGGCCGCCTTCTACGATTGCTTATTAAACTGACGTTCATAAACGAGCGTCCAGACGGTGACATGGATCCTAATTGGGCTGAAACTGGTGACAGGTACATATTGAAGCTGTTTCGAGATTTTGTGTTTCACCAACACGACAACGATGGGAACTCTATTACTGACTGGGGCCACGTTTTTGAGTGTCTAAACAAGCTAGATActggcgtcgcggagaaggttTTACTTGTATCTCGTGATGAGATGTCCATGCTTGTTGCAAGTTACGCTGATATTAAGCGATGCACTGAAGTAGCTTATGCAGAGCTAATCATTGAATCCAAGCGAGTTGATAGATTTTGA